The following proteins are co-located in the Silene latifolia isolate original U9 population chromosome 1, ASM4854445v1, whole genome shotgun sequence genome:
- the LOC141649219 gene encoding protein FAR1-RELATED SEQUENCE 5-like — MRAQVNNDGDGIDYSDHFTTTFFFASSLQAFNWAYEIGLRLGFGIKRASNKRVGRNSNLRQDYFVCRMGGRGPVNKDADSLMRGNTATVWCKCKFSMKVIELEENKWKLVMRYGFNNHALTLYCDGDRYFAKFDEEELAYIDAQVRAHVRPAIISAGLHQRNPEKSRPNRRQIYNRSQKRSETDELTHVFMAHPEAVKMFRSYYYVVLIDSTYKTNEYRLPLVEMVGVTPVGKSFIIAYALVTHESEDGYLWVLRKLKALLNDVVQPNAIVTDCEAGLLNAIPTVFPDSSHLLCLWHIYSNVETKALDITGQDSWANHITCNLFEAVVEAETEDKFNVAWGNLARNGSRVPVDVLQAFWRKLEYDGSEAMPACDDDRLEELFDEIRNADPSMRSSMFDTLYSQIHPEEEDVG; from the exons ATGCGTGCGCAGGTGAACAACGATGGAGACGGTATTGATTACTCAGATCATTTTACGACTACTTTTTTCTTTGCATCAAGTCTGCAAGCGTTTAATTGGGCATATGAGATCGGACTTCGactcgggtttggtataaaaaGAGCAAGCAACAAGAGAGTTGGTCGTAACTCGAATTTGAGACAAGATTATTTTGTTTGTCGGATGGGCGGAAGAGGTCCCGTAAATAAGGATGCCGATTCTTTAATGAGAGGTAACACGGCTACCGTGTGGTGCAAATGCAAATTTTCAATGAAAGTTATTGAATTAGAAGAGAATAAGTGGAAGCTTGTGATGAGATACGGGTTTAATAATCATGCTTtaacgttgtattgtgacggcgatAGATACTTTGCAAAGTTTGATGAAGAGGAGTTGGCTTATATCGATGCCCAAGTTAGAGCTCACGTTAGACCGGCAATTATTAGTGCGGGTTTGCATCAGCGGAATCCGGAAAAGTCAAGACCTAATCGGCGACAAATCTACAATCGTTCTCAGAAA CGATCGGAGACCGATGAGCTAACCCACGTGTTCATGGCTCATCCAGAAGCCGTTAAGATGTTTCGATCATACTATTATGTGGTACTGATCGATTCCACGTACAAGACAAATGAataccgtcttccgcttgttgaGATGGTTGGAGTCACACCCGTGGGGAAGAGCTTTATCATCGCGTATGCTCTTGTGACGCATGAGTCCGAGGATGGATATCTGTGGGTCCTACGGAAACTGAAGGCCCTTCTCAATGATGTCGTTCAACCTAATGCTATTGTTACTGATTGCGAGGCAGGTTTGTTGAACGCGATTCCCACTGTTTTTCCGGATTCGTCTCACTTGCTATGTCTTTGGCATATATATTCTAACGTGGAGACGAAAGCACTTGATATCACGGGTCAGGATAGTTGGGCTAATCACATAACTTGCAACTTGTTTGAAGCGGTTGTCGAGGCGGAGACCGAAGATAAGTTTAATGTGGCGTGgggcaatttggcaag AAATGGATCTCGGGTCCCTGTTGATGTGTTACAAGCATTTTGGAGGAAGTTGGAGTACGATGGTTCCGAGGCAATGCCGGCTTGTGACGATGATCGATTGGAGGAGTTATTCGATGAAATTCGGAATGCAGATCCGAGTATGAGATCATCCATGTTCGATACCCTTTACTCTCAGATACATCCGGAAGAGGAGGAT gttgggtag
- the LOC141606878 gene encoding uncharacterized protein LOC141606878: MVAEQVTSRKEKRKAARHDKKQLKHHSLLQRQKLRKLKGNDYSRNAKDETASRRDFEIDSDIDEGPHEGAMMKSSRPHNSRVRNTGNGNLNNNDFSLIESDSEGEVPLPVPLGAVSKRRKLRNDNRNSSLKKTKFEEYVELETKGATMEEDLEMERRLAKKLKVKNGKLKDDDDGLNFLFDGVSSVFDLSEQEDNENSGSDTVDVQKIASKKRKEKKKKKKSKKQVLESDSGTDTFHSEQVKESGLFESGEEGEANLDSETVSVEGAKIKKSKRNRKNLDLKSSDNESCEIQEATIVSKYVPPHLRSRSNDLQEYSHIRRRIRGLLNRMSESNVESITVEIFSMFKSVPRAAALQIVIEEVLGSCSGGPRGNEQYASVFAAFVAGMASMVGMEFGAKLLSSLAKCFEDEYLKEDNLSLRNLSLFLSYLCIFGVCSSDLMYSFLIKLSKRLTEVDVSTIMSILHCCGMKIRGDDPTAMKDFILSVQGRVNELKAGSGDVEAMKYGKRMEFMLETICDIKNNKKKAKEDTPPHTRIKKWLQKLGVENITISGIDWNKLLDPEKNGQWWHSGDVSSPIEDISTVAGKMDRDVHEAQKMLKLAATQRMNTDTRRAIFCVIMSAEDYIDAFEQLLSLNLQGKQDREIMRVLVECCVQEKVFNKYYTALALKLCSHDKNHKFSLQYCLWDQFKEVESMPLLRSMHLAKFAADMLAGFSLSLAVLKVVDLMDVTQLTSKRIMHFRMLFEAIFKHPDNIVWNMFTRVAVTPELEDLRNGMELFIREYVVSANKDFGKKFKLAKKALSNVEGVLM; encoded by the exons ATGG TTGCAGAACAAGTTACATCTCGTAAGGAGAAGCGAAAAGCCGCCAGACATGacaaaaaacaacttaaacacCATTCCTTACTTCAACGCCAG AAATTGCGCAAACTGAAAGGAAATGATTATTCAAGAAATGCCAAAGATGAAACAGCTTCTCGTAGAGACTTTGAGATTGACAGTGATATAGATGAGGGACCACATGAAGGTGCGATGATGAAAAGTAGTCGCCCACATAATTCAAGGGTTAGAAACACGGGTAATGGTAATCTTAATAACAATGATTTCTCTCTAATAGAGAGTGACAGTGAAGGGGAGGTTCCTCTTCCCGTTCCCTTGGGTGCAGTTTCAAAGAGGAGGAAGTTGAGGAACGATAATAGAAATTCCAGTCTAAAGAAAACTAAGTTTGAGGAATACGTAGAATTGGAAACAAAAGGAGCTACGATGGAGGAGGACTTGGAGATGGAGAGGAGATTAGCTAAAAAACTCAAAGTGAAGAATGGCAAATTGAAAGACGATGATGATGGACTAAACTTTTTATTTGATGGTGTTTCTTCTGTTTTTGATTTATCTGAACAAGAGGATAACGAAAACTCAGGCAGTGACACAGTAGACGTACAAAAGATTGCCTCTAAGAAAAGGaaggaaaagaagaagaaaaagaagagtaaaaagcAGGTGCTTGAAAGTGATTCTGGTACTGATACTTTTCATAGTGAACAAGTGAAGGAGAGTGGTTTGTTCGAGTCCGGTGAAGAGGGTGAGGCAAATCTGGATAGTGAAACTGTAAGTGTTGAGGGTGCTAAAATCAAAAAAAGCAAGAGAAATAGGAAAAATCTTGACTTAAAGAGCTCTGACAATGAATCTTGTGAAATACAAGAAGCCACGATTGTCTCCAAGTATGTACCACCACATCTGAGGTCTCGGTCAAATGATTTGCAAGAATATTCACATATCCGAAGACGGATTCGGG GACTGTTGAACAGGATGTCTGAGTCCAATGTAGAGTCCATTACTGTGGAAATCTTTTCAATGTTTAAG TCAGTCCCACGAGCCGCTGCATTGCAAATTGTTATTGAAGAGGTTTTGGGTTCATGTTCTGGAGGTCCACGCGGCAATGAACA GTATGCTTCTGTGTTTGCGGCATTTGTAGCTGGTATGGCTTCTATGGTTGGAATGGAGTTTGGTGCGAAGCTCTTGTCATCTCTTGCCAAATGTTTTGAG GATGAGTATTTGAAGGAAGACAATTTATCACTTAGGAATTTATCCCTTTTTCTCTCTTACTTGTGCATATTTGGAGTATGCTCCAG TGACTTGATGTATAGCTTTCTGATCAAGCTAAGCAAACGGCTGACAGAAGTTGATGTCTCAACCATCATGTCAATTTTGCATT GTTGTGGAATGAAGATAAGAGGTGATGATCCTACTGCCATGAAAGACTTTATCCTCAGTGTCCAAGGAAGGGTGAATGAGTTGAAGGCTGGCTCTGGAGATGTGGAGGcgatgaaatatggcaaaaga ATGGAATTCATGCTAGAGACTATATGCGACATcaagaacaataaaaagaaagctAAAGAGGATACTCCACCGCACACACGTATAAAGAAATGGCTGCAGAAG CTTGGTGTTGAGAATATTACCATCAGTGGAATTGATTGGAACAAGCTACTTGATCCTGAAAAGAATGGACAATGGTGGCATTCTGGGGATGTATCTTCTCCAATTGAAGATATCAGCACAGTTGCTGGTAAAATGGACAGAGACGTGCATGAGGCCCAAAAGATGCTCAAACTAGCCGCAACGCAAAGAATGAATACGGATACTAGAAGGGCAATTTTTTGTGTCATAATGAGTGCGGAGGATTACATTGATGCTTTTGAGCAGTTACTGAGCTTAAATTTGCAAGGAAAGCAG GACCGAGAGATCATGCGGGTTCTTGTAGAGTGTTGCGTGCAGGAGAAAGTGTTCAATAAGTACTATACTGCACTTGCTTTAAAACTTTGCAGCCATGACAAGAACCATAAGTTCAGTTTACAG TACTGTCTGTGGGACCAATTTAAAGAGGTGGAGTCCATGCCGTTGTTGAGATCGATGCACCTGGCGAAATTCGCGGCGGATATGCTTGCCGGATTCTCTCTTTCCCTCGCAGTCTTAAAAGTTGTGGATCTCATGGATGTAACCCAGCTCACATCAAAGAGGATAATGCATTTTCGGATGCTCTTTGAGGCAATCTTCAAGCACCCAGATAACATTGTGTGGAACATGTTTACAAGGGTGGCTGTCACCCCAGAGCTGGAAGATCTTCGAAATGGGATGGAGTTGTTCATCAGGGAGTACGTAGTATCGGCTAACAAAGACTTTGGTAAGAAATTTAAGCTTGCTAAGAAAGCTCTGAGCAATGTCGAAGGTGTATTGATGTAG